A window of Eubacteriaceae bacterium ES3 contains these coding sequences:
- the folE gene encoding GTP cyclohydrolase I FolE gives MDQEKIKDAVVMILEAIGEDPHREGLIETPERVARMYAEVFSGIDQTAKEHLEKSFTVKCNDLVIERDIPFYSMCEHHILPFFGKAHIAYVPNGRVAGLSKLVRTVDVYARKPQLQEQMTCEIGEAIMEYLNAQGVMVIVEAEHLCMNMRGVKKPGTKTVTAMQAGVFENNKDLKDEVYRLLSLR, from the coding sequence ATTGACCAGGAAAAAATTAAAGACGCAGTGGTAATGATACTGGAAGCCATTGGAGAAGATCCACATCGCGAGGGACTAATCGAAACCCCTGAACGAGTGGCTCGTATGTATGCAGAAGTGTTTTCAGGAATTGACCAAACAGCAAAAGAACATTTAGAAAAATCTTTTACTGTAAAATGCAATGACCTTGTCATTGAACGAGATATTCCCTTCTATTCCATGTGCGAACACCATATTCTGCCATTTTTTGGTAAGGCCCATATCGCCTATGTCCCCAACGGACGAGTCGCCGGTCTTTCCAAGCTGGTGCGAACCGTTGATGTCTATGCCAGGAAACCGCAACTGCAGGAGCAGATGACCTGTGAAATTGGTGAAGCCATTATGGAATATTTAAATGCCCAGGGGGTTATGGTCATTGTCGAAGCAGAACATCTCTGCATGAATATGAGAGGGGTTAAAAAACCCGGAACCAAAACCGTTACCGCCATGCAAGCCGGTGTTTTTGAAAATAATAAGGATCTAAAAGATGAGGTTTACCGCCTCTTAAGTCTCAGATAA
- the folK gene encoding 2-amino-4-hydroxy-6-hydroxymethyldihydropteridine diphosphokinase → MDHLTIKDLEVFAYHGVFPEEKKLGQKFLITVVLTLEMREAAITGDLTKSVHYGQLSHELEEEFKKESYDLIETAGEKLATYVLDHYDMVAAVSITIKKPWAPILRSLDTVSIELNRSWHQVYLGLGSNMGNRQENIENAITAIKGLPGVKLLKTSSIIETPPWGYEDQDPFLNNVIFFKTYLPPRELMDHLLKIELDLKRDRKIHWGPRTIDLDILFYGDLISNDPHVILPHPRIAQRDFVLQSLTEIAPYFIHPVKKQNMLELLEALQKA, encoded by the coding sequence ATGGATCATTTAACAATTAAAGATCTGGAAGTCTTTGCCTACCACGGGGTTTTTCCCGAAGAAAAAAAGCTGGGTCAAAAATTTCTGATAACTGTTGTCCTCACACTTGAGATGCGCGAAGCCGCTATTACCGGCGATCTGACTAAGTCTGTTCATTATGGTCAATTATCCCATGAACTTGAAGAAGAGTTTAAAAAAGAATCTTATGATTTAATTGAAACCGCCGGTGAAAAGCTGGCTACTTATGTGCTGGACCACTACGACATGGTAGCAGCTGTATCGATCACGATTAAAAAACCCTGGGCTCCAATTCTACGGTCTCTGGATACCGTTTCAATAGAATTAAACCGCAGCTGGCATCAGGTTTATCTGGGGTTAGGCAGCAATATGGGTAACCGACAGGAAAATATAGAAAATGCCATTACCGCCATCAAAGGTCTGCCGGGAGTCAAACTTCTTAAAACCTCCTCGATCATCGAAACACCCCCATGGGGCTATGAAGACCAGGACCCGTTTCTAAATAATGTTATTTTCTTCAAAACATATCTCCCTCCCCGAGAATTGATGGATCATCTTCTGAAAATCGAACTTGACTTGAAGCGTGACCGAAAGATACACTGGGGACCACGGACCATTGATCTGGACATCCTCTTTTACGGTGACCTGATTTCAAATGATCCTCATGTTATCCTGCCTCACCCAAGAATTGCACAACGTGATTTTGTTCTCCAGTCATTAACTGAAATAGCACCTTATTTTATTCACCCGGTTAAAAAGCAAAATATGCTCGAACTTCTTGAGGCCCTTCAAAAAGCTTAA
- a CDS encoding 3-oxoacid CoA-transferase subunit B codes for MGRELIAKRIAKEFKDGMVVNLGIGIPTLSANYIPQGMNVILQTENGGLLFGGSPKRGESNPDWTNAGTEPITILPGGAVFDLATSFGMIRGGHIDMTVVGALEVDQEGSVASWKIPGKLLTGMGGAMDLLYGCKRVVIAMTHIDKHGNPKIKKKCTLPLTALKVVDTIITDKAVFDVVENGLKLIEIDESSSLEEIIDLTEGEIVNIYEWKLRT; via the coding sequence ATGGGAAGAGAACTTATTGCAAAACGGATTGCTAAAGAATTTAAGGACGGGATGGTTGTTAATCTGGGAATTGGAATTCCTACTTTGTCGGCAAACTATATTCCTCAAGGAATGAACGTTATTCTCCAGACTGAAAACGGAGGACTTTTGTTTGGTGGCTCACCCAAACGGGGAGAATCCAATCCTGATTGGACAAATGCCGGGACTGAACCCATTACGATTCTACCAGGTGGCGCGGTATTTGATCTGGCTACTTCCTTTGGGATGATTCGTGGCGGACATATCGATATGACAGTCGTGGGAGCCTTGGAAGTGGACCAGGAAGGCAGTGTTGCAAGCTGGAAAATTCCTGGCAAACTCTTAACTGGAATGGGCGGTGCTATGGATTTGCTCTATGGATGTAAGCGTGTCGTGATTGCGATGACCCATATTGATAAGCATGGCAATCCTAAAATTAAAAAAAAATGCACACTGCCCTTAACAGCTTTAAAAGTTGTGGATACCATCATCACGGATAAAGCGGTCTTTGATGTGGTAGAAAATGGGCTTAAACTCATTGAAATTGATGAATCATCTTCATTGGAGGAAATTATTGATTTAACTGAAGGTGAGATCGTAAATATTTATGAATGGAAATTAAGAACATAG
- a CDS encoding Holliday junction resolvase RecU, giving the protein MAYWNSRGLRGSQLEENINISNKIYLEQGLAVVQKIPTSIKPVELDPGKGTIKLAYFEEKSTVDYLGNVQGIPICFDAKETGQKSLPIANIHEHQIEFMEAFQKQDGLSFLIVHFKFCDEVFLLPFNQLRRYWRDAKGGGRKSIPYKDFNQDYRIYPCHNILVHYLDAINNYLTRKD; this is encoded by the coding sequence ATGGCATACTGGAATAGCCGCGGACTGCGTGGCAGTCAATTAGAAGAAAATATCAATATCAGTAACAAGATTTATCTGGAACAGGGACTGGCTGTGGTTCAAAAAATCCCGACTTCAATCAAGCCGGTGGAACTGGATCCCGGCAAAGGGACCATCAAACTCGCCTATTTTGAAGAAAAAAGCACCGTCGACTATCTTGGTAATGTCCAGGGGATTCCAATTTGTTTTGACGCCAAAGAAACTGGTCAGAAAAGCCTTCCCATCGCCAATATCCATGAACATCAGATAGAATTTATGGAGGCTTTTCAGAAACAGGATGGCCTTTCATTTCTGATTGTTCATTTTAAATTTTGCGACGAAGTCTTCCTGCTGCCATTTAATCAGCTAAGACGTTACTGGCGTGACGCCAAGGGTGGCGGTCGCAAATCTATTCCCTATAAAGATTTCAACCAGGACTATAGAATTTATCCCTGTCACAATATTCTTGTGCACTATCTGGACGCAATCAACAACTATTTAACACGAAAGGACTAA
- the fba gene encoding class II fructose-1,6-bisphosphate aldolase — protein sequence MGLVTSTEMFKKAYEGGYAVGAFNVNNMEIIQGIVEAAEEQQAPLILQVSAGARKYANPVYLRKLVEAAVETTGLDICLHLDHGANFDICKACVDSGFTSVMIDGSKYSFEENLALTKQVVEYAHDHGVVVEAELGKLAGIEDAVNVSERDAAFTDPDEAVEFVERSGCDSLAITIGTSHGAFKFKGEPQLDFERLYKISDLLPDFPLVLHGASSVPKEFVDLCNQYGGKIPGAKGVPEDMLRKAAKSGVCKINIDTDLRLAMTASIRQVLIENPDYFDPRQYLGPGRNAIKAMVAHKIKNVLDCSNKR from the coding sequence ATGGGATTAGTCACATCGACTGAAATGTTTAAGAAAGCCTATGAAGGCGGCTATGCCGTTGGTGCTTTTAACGTCAATAATATGGAAATCATTCAGGGTATCGTAGAAGCAGCAGAGGAACAACAGGCGCCTCTTATTCTTCAAGTTTCTGCCGGTGCCAGAAAATATGCCAATCCAGTCTACCTGAGAAAACTGGTTGAGGCCGCTGTCGAAACAACCGGTCTTGATATTTGTTTACACCTGGATCACGGCGCCAACTTTGACATCTGTAAAGCCTGCGTGGATTCCGGTTTTACCTCTGTCATGATAGACGGATCTAAATATTCTTTTGAAGAAAATCTTGCCTTGACCAAGCAGGTTGTCGAATATGCGCATGATCATGGTGTAGTGGTAGAAGCTGAACTGGGAAAACTGGCCGGTATTGAAGATGCCGTAAATGTCAGCGAACGGGATGCCGCCTTCACCGATCCAGATGAAGCGGTTGAGTTTGTTGAACGCTCAGGCTGTGATTCCCTTGCTATTACCATTGGTACCAGCCATGGGGCTTTTAAATTTAAGGGTGAACCACAACTGGATTTTGAAAGACTTTATAAAATCAGTGATCTGCTGCCGGATTTCCCCTTAGTCCTTCACGGTGCTTCTTCAGTTCCTAAAGAGTTTGTCGATCTTTGTAATCAATACGGCGGTAAAATCCCCGGTGCTAAAGGAGTCCCTGAGGATATGCTGAGAAAAGCTGCTAAATCAGGCGTTTGTAAAATCAATATCGATACGGATTTAAGGCTGGCAATGACTGCTTCAATCCGTCAGGTTTTGATCGAAAATCCCGACTATTTTGATCCCCGTCAATATCTGGGTCCTGGCCGAAACGCAATTAAGGCTATGGTTGCACATAAGATTAAAAACGTACTGGACTGCAGCAATAAGCGATAG
- a CDS encoding 3-oxoacid CoA-transferase subunit A, whose protein sequence is MAIQIKPEEAVLKIKDSDLLMIGGFLGASVPLVMIDQIVEKNIKDLTVISVGAGYRGGGVDIGKLVLNQQIKKYITSHVGTDPNLIKQIVAGQVEMDLSPMGTFIERIRAAGAGLGAVVTPVGLGTEVEEMADKILVDGKEYLLFKPIKADVAIIKAARCDKMGNLEYQGICSTNPVMATAADIVIAEVEEIVEVGEISPEAVGTAGIFVDYYVQGYTNSERKAIYEDLWIAGNKI, encoded by the coding sequence ATGGCAATTCAAATTAAACCGGAAGAAGCAGTTTTAAAGATTAAAGACAGTGATTTATTAATGATTGGCGGTTTTTTAGGAGCAAGTGTCCCCCTGGTAATGATTGACCAGATTGTGGAGAAAAACATAAAAGATCTGACAGTGATTAGTGTTGGTGCTGGATATCGTGGTGGAGGGGTTGATATTGGGAAATTGGTCCTAAATCAGCAGATAAAAAAATATATCACCTCTCATGTTGGAACCGATCCTAATCTGATTAAACAGATTGTTGCTGGCCAGGTGGAGATGGATCTTAGTCCGATGGGAACCTTTATCGAAAGAATTAGAGCAGCCGGTGCTGGATTGGGTGCCGTAGTTACCCCGGTTGGACTGGGAACTGAGGTTGAAGAAATGGCTGATAAAATCTTAGTTGATGGTAAGGAATATCTTTTGTTTAAACCGATTAAAGCAGATGTGGCGATTATTAAAGCTGCTCGATGTGACAAAATGGGGAATCTTGAATACCAGGGGATTTGCAGTACGAATCCGGTAATGGCTACGGCTGCTGATATTGTAATCGCTGAAGTAGAAGAGATCGTAGAAGTTGGCGAAATCAGTCCTGAAGCTGTCGGAACAGCCGGAATATTTGTGGACTATTATGTTCAGGGATATACAAACAGTGAGCGAAAAGCAATTTATGAAGATTTGTGGATTGCTGGGAATAAGATATAG
- a CDS encoding S-ribosylhomocysteine lyase gives MKKIASFTVNHLDLLRGIYVSRIDVCGEDSITTFDIRMKEPNREPVINNAELHAMEHLGATYLRNDETLSDSVVYFGPMGCRTGFYLLMKGDLSPLDVLPLIKNLYQFMADFEDEIPGASPRDCGNYLDMNLPMARYESKKFLTEVLEIIKAENMTYPE, from the coding sequence ATGAAAAAAATTGCCAGTTTTACCGTCAACCACCTCGATCTGCTCAGAGGTATTTACGTATCCCGAATAGATGTCTGTGGAGAAGACAGCATTACCACTTTTGATATTCGGATGAAGGAACCCAATCGTGAACCAGTTATTAACAATGCGGAACTCCATGCCATGGAACACCTTGGTGCAACCTATCTTCGAAACGATGAAACCCTTAGTGATTCCGTTGTCTACTTTGGACCAATGGGCTGTCGAACCGGATTTTATCTGTTGATGAAAGGCGACCTAAGCCCTTTAGATGTCCTGCCCCTGATTAAAAACCTGTATCAGTTTATGGCCGATTTTGAGGATGAAATCCCAGGTGCTTCACCCCGTGACTGCGGCAACTATCTGGATATGAACCTGCCAATGGCTCGTTATGAATCAAAAAAATTTCTGACTGAAGTACTTGAAATCATAAAAGCTGAAAATATGACTTACCCAGAATAA
- a CDS encoding HD domain-containing protein: protein MDHLINSNRLYQNSDYQSYLEKISYCESNREFCRHNLAHFLDVARIATIKCYESKLGLSRDLIYTTALLHDIGRFEQYLNKTPHEAASHELALALLEILDFNETEKQQILSAIKNHRNPQTSGFDRIFYESDKLSRNCLICPVEKKCDWPADKKNLTLLY, encoded by the coding sequence ATGGATCATCTTATCAACAGCAACCGGCTTTATCAAAACAGCGATTACCAATCGTATTTAGAAAAAATATCCTATTGTGAAAGCAACAGGGAATTTTGCCGCCACAATCTGGCTCATTTTCTAGACGTTGCAAGAATTGCAACGATTAAATGTTATGAATCAAAGTTGGGGCTTTCAAGGGACCTGATTTATACCACCGCCCTGCTTCATGATATTGGCCGCTTTGAACAATATCTTAATAAAACACCTCATGAAGCCGCCTCCCATGAGCTAGCCCTGGCACTTTTGGAAATCCTTGATTTTAATGAAACGGAAAAGCAGCAGATTCTTTCTGCCATTAAAAACCATCGAAACCCTCAGACCAGTGGTTTTGACCGGATTTTTTATGAAAGCGACAAATTATCGCGTAACTGCTTAATCTGTCCGGTGGAAAAAAAATGTGACTGGCCTGCCGATAAAAAGAATTTGACACTTTTATACTAA
- a CDS encoding DUF45 domain-containing protein, with protein sequence MLGNLDTTPELLKHYEFKTGEKHKYLGDYYSLSVNETPETGVTIAQNRIILNVNDSQSVKHKEFVLDMWYREQAKDIFVDALAQAIVKAAPYNLNVPDLKIYRLDTRWGACSPKSKRIILNLELIKTPKECIEYIALHEMLHFTYPNHNLSFYGALGNLMSDWKEREDLLNRKYRLT encoded by the coding sequence ATGCTTGGCAACCTTGATACAACACCTGAGCTGCTGAAACATTATGAATTTAAAACCGGAGAAAAGCACAAGTACCTTGGTGATTATTATTCCCTGTCTGTTAACGAAACTCCTGAAACTGGGGTTACTATAGCACAGAACCGAATTATTCTCAATGTTAACGACAGCCAATCAGTAAAACATAAAGAATTTGTTCTTGATATGTGGTATCGTGAGCAGGCTAAAGATATTTTTGTAGATGCCCTGGCCCAGGCTATCGTAAAAGCGGCACCATATAACCTGAATGTACCGGATCTGAAGATTTATCGACTGGATACCCGTTGGGGTGCCTGTTCACCAAAATCCAAACGGATCATTTTAAATCTGGAGCTGATTAAAACACCAAAAGAGTGTATTGAATACATCGCTCTCCATGAAATGCTTCATTTTACCTACCCTAATCATAATCTATCTTTTTATGGAGCCCTGGGTAATCTGATGTCTGACTGGAAAGAAAGAGAAGACTTATTAAACCGTAAATACCGTCTCACATAA
- a CDS encoding methylated-DNA--[protein]-cysteine S-methyltransferase, with product MCRSTMKTVGYLDKRLYRIKIVEESGELIKITFNEEQLMIDEILNSTPLIEKTIRQLKEYFAGERREFSLPMRMNGTDFQMKVWDGLRQIPYGRKVSYKELAELIGHPRAYRAVGTANHYNQLPIIIPCHRVIKSSGQLGGYSGGEFIKESLLYLEKRVLNSEQ from the coding sequence ATGTGTAGGTCAACAATGAAGACGGTCGGCTATTTAGATAAGCGTTTATATCGGATAAAAATTGTTGAAGAATCAGGGGAGCTCATTAAAATAACGTTTAATGAAGAACAGCTGATGATAGATGAAATATTAAATTCTACACCACTAATTGAAAAGACGATCAGGCAGCTTAAAGAGTATTTTGCCGGGGAAAGACGGGAATTTTCTTTACCAATGAGGATGAATGGCACTGATTTTCAGATGAAAGTTTGGGATGGGCTGAGACAGATCCCTTACGGAAGAAAGGTCAGTTATAAAGAACTTGCTGAACTTATTGGTCATCCGAGAGCCTATCGGGCAGTGGGAACAGCCAATCATTATAATCAGCTGCCGATTATTATTCCTTGTCATCGAGTGATTAAAAGCAGTGGTCAGCTGGGAGGATACAGCGGTGGAGAATTTATTAAAGAAAGTTTGTTGTATTTGGAAAAAAGAGTTTTAAACAGTGAACAATAA
- the thyX gene encoding FAD-dependent thymidylate synthase, with translation METRLKVTLIQHTPEPEKLVAAAAKLCYSTAGADEIMEDLSDENVEKFLNRLMGMGHASPIEHASFTFAIEGVSRSLTHQLVRHRLASFSQKSQRYVNENQFHYVIPPEIKGIPEGEKIFVQGMENAQKTYDELAEKLMKAHMEILLAEGVSEKTAKNLAEKKAIEDARFVLPNACETKIVMTMNTRELLHFFNQRCCNRAQWEIRELAIEMLKLCRNVAPLLFKKAGPRCLFASCPEGAMTCGKIEAVRKQFQEY, from the coding sequence ATGGAGACACGTTTAAAAGTAACCTTAATTCAGCATACGCCAGAGCCGGAAAAGCTGGTGGCGGCAGCTGCTAAACTCTGTTACTCAACTGCAGGCGCAGATGAAATAATGGAAGATTTAAGCGATGAGAATGTTGAAAAATTTTTAAATCGATTAATGGGGATGGGTCATGCTTCACCCATCGAACACGCAAGCTTTACCTTTGCGATTGAAGGGGTGAGCCGATCATTGACGCATCAGCTGGTTCGACACCGATTGGCTAGCTTTAGTCAGAAATCCCAGCGATATGTCAATGAAAATCAGTTTCACTATGTGATTCCACCTGAAATTAAAGGGATTCCAGAAGGTGAAAAAATCTTTGTACAGGGGATGGAGAATGCCCAGAAAACCTATGATGAACTGGCCGAGAAATTGATGAAGGCCCACATGGAAATACTTTTAGCTGAGGGGGTTTCGGAAAAAACTGCTAAAAATCTGGCTGAGAAAAAGGCAATCGAGGACGCACGGTTTGTTCTTCCTAATGCCTGTGAAACGAAAATTGTAATGACCATGAACACCAGAGAGTTATTGCACTTTTTCAATCAGCGATGCTGTAATCGGGCGCAATGGGAAATAAGAGAATTGGCTATTGAAATGCTGAAACTTTGTCGTAATGTGGCACCGCTTTTATTCAAGAAAGCTGGTCCAAGATGCTTATTTGCTTCATGTCCCGAAGGTGCTATGACCTGTGGAAAGATTGAAGCAGTCAGAAAACAATTTCAGGAGTATTAG
- a CDS encoding OFA family MFS transporter — MIKNRWMILVVSVVINLCIGFAYAWSVFQKPLMETFGWSSAQASLVFTINLAVLPLAMIVAGRLVKKIGVRGVVLTGGFLFGLGIFLSSMINSIGALYFTYGLVAGSGIGLIYSCTVSNTVKWFPDKKGLAGGLTAGGFGAGSIIFAPVAVTFISTQGVLGAFRILGLIFSGVILLLGLLMSSPPEESGVVEEKTADQSGKRELNTREMLKNPDFYMIWILMVLGCISGLMIISQASPIGQAKVGLSQEEAAFAVGFIGLANATGRVFWGMVSDKIGRYQTLIMMFLFSSLGLILLVVTSALPLFLAAICLIAASYGGVFGLFPSITADLFGVKNMGMNYGVVMTGLSVGAIIGPQIAAFAVEASGYDLAFIITVGINLAALILVLLAKRKSEQLKTANS; from the coding sequence ATGATAAAGAATAGATGGATGATTTTAGTTGTCAGTGTTGTAATCAATCTTTGCATTGGCTTTGCCTATGCCTGGAGTGTATTTCAAAAACCCTTGATGGAAACATTTGGCTGGTCATCAGCCCAAGCTTCACTTGTATTTACCATAAATCTGGCCGTTTTGCCCCTTGCCATGATTGTTGCAGGACGTTTGGTTAAGAAAATTGGCGTACGTGGAGTCGTTCTGACTGGCGGCTTCCTGTTTGGCCTTGGGATTTTCTTAAGTAGCATGATCAACAGTATTGGAGCGCTTTATTTTACTTATGGCTTAGTGGCTGGTAGCGGAATTGGTCTTATTTATTCCTGTACAGTATCCAATACGGTAAAATGGTTCCCAGATAAAAAGGGTCTGGCCGGCGGTTTAACAGCAGGTGGATTTGGTGCTGGGTCGATCATTTTTGCACCAGTTGCCGTTACCTTTATTAGTACTCAGGGAGTGCTGGGAGCCTTTCGGATTTTGGGCTTAATTTTTTCCGGTGTTATTTTACTTTTAGGTTTATTAATGAGTTCTCCACCGGAGGAGTCCGGAGTGGTCGAAGAAAAAACTGCAGACCAAAGTGGGAAACGGGAACTTAATACTCGGGAGATGTTAAAAAATCCGGATTTTTATATGATTTGGATTTTGATGGTGCTGGGCTGTATTTCTGGGCTGATGATTATCAGTCAGGCTTCTCCTATTGGGCAGGCCAAAGTGGGGCTTTCTCAGGAAGAAGCAGCTTTTGCCGTAGGCTTTATCGGTCTGGCCAATGCCACCGGAAGGGTGTTTTGGGGGATGGTTTCAGATAAAATTGGTCGTTACCAGACCCTGATTATGATGTTTCTATTCAGCAGTTTAGGTCTTATTTTATTAGTTGTAACCAGTGCCTTACCATTGTTTTTAGCCGCTATTTGCTTGATTGCGGCCAGCTATGGCGGCGTATTCGGTTTATTCCCGTCAATTACCGCCGATTTGTTTGGCGTTAAAAATATGGGTATGAACTATGGTGTGGTCATGACAGGATTATCTGTTGGTGCCATCATCGGCCCTCAAATAGCTGCCTTTGCAGTTGAAGCAAGTGGTTACGATCTGGCCTTTATTATTACCGTCGGAATCAATTTGGCAGCTTTAATTCTGGTTTTACTGGCAAAACGAAAAAGCGAACAACTAAAAACAGCTAATTCATAA
- the folP gene encoding dihydropteroate synthase — protein MKIGKKDFDPNTEVLIMGILNVTPDSFSDGGKYNSLDQSLKHVERMINDGVDIIDLGGESTRPGHTPIDAEEETRRVVPVIEAIKARFDIPISIDTYKGETGEKALQAGADLINDVWGFKRDAKLAEVTARYQVPCVLMHNRTDREYINFSEEFFSDLNESIDIAHKGGVTDEQIILDPGIGFAKSNEQNLYVMNHLEEMKKLGFPVLLGTSRKRMIGNALDLPVDQRVEGTMATTVIGILKGASIIRVHDVLENKRAAIMTKAIMGG, from the coding sequence ATGAAGATTGGAAAAAAAGATTTTGATCCAAACACTGAAGTCCTGATCATGGGCATTTTAAATGTTACTCCCGACTCTTTTTCTGATGGCGGTAAATATAATTCTCTGGATCAAAGCCTTAAACATGTCGAAAGAATGATCAACGACGGTGTCGACATCATTGATTTAGGTGGTGAATCCACTCGTCCCGGACACACACCCATAGATGCCGAAGAAGAGACTCGCCGAGTTGTTCCAGTAATTGAAGCCATTAAAGCACGCTTCGATATTCCTATCTCAATTGATACCTATAAAGGAGAAACCGGCGAAAAAGCTCTACAAGCTGGTGCTGATCTTATTAATGATGTCTGGGGTTTTAAACGCGATGCCAAATTGGCCGAGGTTACTGCCCGCTATCAGGTCCCCTGTGTCCTGATGCATAACCGAACTGACAGAGAGTATATAAACTTTTCGGAAGAGTTTTTCAGCGATCTTAATGAATCAATTGATATCGCCCATAAGGGCGGCGTAACTGATGAGCAGATTATTCTGGATCCGGGCATTGGCTTCGCCAAAAGCAATGAACAGAACCTCTATGTCATGAATCACCTGGAAGAAATGAAAAAGCTGGGCTTTCCTGTCCTTCTTGGTACCTCCCGCAAGCGAATGATTGGCAATGCTCTGGATCTACCCGTTGATCAACGAGTCGAAGGAACTATGGCAACTACAGTCATCGGAATCTTAAAGGGTGCCTCGATTATTCGTGTCCACGATGTCCTGGAAAATAAACGAGCAGCAATTATGACCAAAGCAATAATGGGAGGTTGA
- a CDS encoding RluA family pseudouridine synthase, protein MKELTITENESRQRLDRFLQKLLPNASKGFIQKMLRKKNIKLNHSKAEASTLLKVDDCVTLYFSDETFLKFSESPKDNQSLQDPTLTASLDRVYESEHLLVVNKPAGLLTQPDKSGESSLIDQALAYLISTKAYNPANEITFVPACSNRLDRNTSGIVLIPKDFKTLQQVNQSIRERQTRKNYLALVSGLTPDSGSCSHYFEKSAAQNRSSVASTPINDKAQTVLLHYRRLAAYNNTSLLEIDLKTGRSHQIRVQLSHIGHPIVGDPKYGDAEVNQLFKKNYQLKSQLLHSHTYCLLDQCFTAPIPALFLRVLNALHYDPDLLKELSHGILE, encoded by the coding sequence ATGAAAGAATTAACCATAACCGAAAACGAAAGCAGGCAGCGGCTGGACCGCTTTCTTCAAAAGTTGCTGCCAAATGCATCAAAAGGATTTATCCAGAAAATGCTGCGCAAAAAAAATATCAAGCTAAACCACTCTAAAGCTGAGGCTTCAACTTTATTAAAAGTGGATGACTGTGTCACCTTGTATTTTTCAGACGAAACCTTTTTAAAATTCTCCGAATCGCCCAAGGATAATCAAAGTTTACAGGATCCCACTTTGACTGCTTCCCTTGATCGTGTATATGAATCTGAACACCTGCTGGTCGTCAATAAACCCGCCGGTTTACTGACACAACCGGATAAAAGCGGTGAAAGCTCCTTAATCGATCAGGCTCTGGCCTATTTAATCAGCACTAAAGCCTATAATCCCGCAAACGAAATTACCTTTGTCCCAGCCTGTTCCAACCGCCTGGATCGCAACACCAGCGGAATCGTGCTGATCCCAAAAGATTTTAAAACATTGCAGCAGGTTAACCAGTCTATCAGAGAGCGTCAAACCAGGAAAAATTATCTGGCTTTGGTTAGCGGACTAACCCCTGACAGTGGGTCCTGTTCCCATTATTTTGAAAAATCAGCTGCACAAAATCGTTCCTCCGTTGCATCGACTCCGATTAACGACAAAGCACAAACCGTTTTGCTTCATTATAGACGCCTGGCTGCCTATAATAATACTTCCCTGCTGGAAATTGATCTTAAAACTGGTCGTTCCCACCAGATCCGGGTCCAACTATCCCATATTGGCCACCCTATTGTGGGCGATCCTAAATATGGCGATGCCGAAGTCAATCAGTTATTTAAAAAAAACTATCAGCTTAAATCTCAGCTTTTGCACAGCCACACCTATTGCCTTTTGGATCAGTGCTTTACTGCCCCTATCCCAGCTTTATTTCTAAGGGTCCTTAACGCTCTTCATTATGATCCAGACTTATTAAAGGAGCTTTCCCATGGCATACTGGAATAG